A segment of the Hemicordylus capensis ecotype Gifberg chromosome 6, rHemCap1.1.pri, whole genome shotgun sequence genome:
aggagtgcgcagagcgacgccgaggcctgccgtctggcccggcgtcgcttcccggcgtactctcgccgctgcccgccaccgccaggaggaggggagatttttgaggaggagatttttacCTTACTTCCCTCTActgtatgcctcagcttgcagcctgccacccctaccggtatcgttacacccctgtctgtgggtctctctcaccccacacaaacaccagggggataggggaaaagcttcagcaagcagcctgctactgagccaggagagatcaccactatgtcttattttcggggtatggcttatattgcacaactgcttagaaatcctgctacggcttattttatgggtatgtcttattttcggggaaacacggtagtgaGCTGCTCAGGGCCATTCCGCAAGTTTCATGGCTAagcaagaatatttatttattctatttatacaccacccttcctaaagtggctcagggcggtttacattaaaataaaacacacaccacaaaacaattcaaataaaataaacacaattcaattaaaaacaaacatatgaACCAAGGTTTTTGAAATCCAAAGCCAAGAGCAGCTGCAATACACTGGACTCTAATGTGCTGATGCCACCATCTTGCTATAAAAAAGATCTCAGGCTAAATGAGAGCTAGCTCACTGGTCTTTCAATGGGTGGTTTGGACCCTGCCTCAACCTACAGGGAGCAATGTCTCTTTGCTTGAGGATTTATTGAGAGAAGGAGAACACCAAAGAGAAATTAATGCGGCAAACTGCACAAGAGGAAGACAGGACAGACACATTTGTTTAAAAGGAGCCAGTTCCTTGTCTCAGGCTGGGGCTAAGAGTGGCTCTCTGATCTGCAAGATCACCTTCTTCCCCaattcaggcaggagccttcagACTGCAAAGTGACTCTTTGAAGGGTTGAAGCAAGAAATGAATAGAGAAGATGGGAGGCAGGAGCATCAATACCAAGAAGCTCAGGAAAGGGGAGACCATAAGCcttgttctcactgaggtggaAAGCCTATGTTTGGGCCGTACCATTTCAGTTGGGCATGCTGCTCTGTGCCCCCCAAATAAAACGCAACAACCTGTTTTCAAATGTGAACAATTTCTTGATacttcatcctaaattgtttCCAGGCTTCTGTTTTACCAGTTTACTGTTCTGTGACACTGTTCTGTTGCCCCCATATCTTAAGCAATTCTACTTTTGCTGGTCTTACACTATACTTCAATTTTTGATGAAAGCATCCTGGTTGTTAATACATATCAAAGAGGTTCCTGGTAATTCTTTGGGCAAACTTCCTCAATACTACTTGGAAATCAGACAAGGGGATCCAGTGGAGTTTGCATCTAAAACATCTGATTAATATATGCAACCAGTCTTGCAGATTTTGTAGATTTAGCACATCTCCACCATACAATGCtatatattttaaagagtttTCATGGGGGTCAAATGCCACTGGAGAGGCCATCTTAACACAATATGCCTTCAATTGAGAACTACTGGGTAGGTTCATATGCAAAGCTAAGCCATGGTTTAGTGCAGGGCTGAATaacttcatccctccagctgttgtggaagtacaactcccctcatccccagacacagtggccaacagtcagggatgatggcagttacagtccagcacctgcaggagggcccaagttgtgcaggcctgacttAGTGTAACCAGTATGAGCCTCAGGCTTGTGTGCCCCCACTTCCCCTATGCATGTGAGGGAAGGAACTCTGTTGGAAAGAATTCCATTCCATCTTCCCATTCTGCTCCAGtctaaaaaaggaagaaagatttcAAAAAGGAGCAAGATAAGCTGCGCGAAATAGTGTgctaaaaagcaaagcaaagtttcATCAACATCCAAAGTTTTAAACAGGCAATAATCTGCAGCCCCACCACCAAGCTTAGAGGTCCTGCTGGAACAAACTGGTCTTGCATTTCTTCCAAAAACCCAAGAGAAGCACTTCCACAACTGTGTAAAGGAGCAAAATTGCTTTGTCATAATCAAGAACAGCCGTCAAAAATAGATATACTATTGTTCATCCATTGCTTCCAATGTCCAAAAACATTATCTCATTCTGTAGAGAAGTATCTTTTCTTTACATTGTTTCAGGATATGAATGGGTAACAAGAGGAAGTGAACAACCCACAAAATGAATGATCCTTACCATTCTATCATGAGAAGACGGTTAAGGCAATCTTCTCCACATGCCACTTCTCCTTGAGTTCTTTCATCTTTGGACAGTGTGGGACATTCACACAGCATCCGCTTGATGTCACGGTGGGATTTATTCTTCTTCCTATGGAGCATCCCACAGAACAAGCTTTAGAACTGACAGTGTCATACCAGCAAGCAAAAACTGAACAGGGAATAGCAAGGCAGCCAGCAACCAGACACATTTACTGCAAAATAAAGATGCAGAGAAGACTTGAAAAGTTTTCATTTTGATTTATGGAGCTTGAACTATAGACAAAATGGTGTGGGAATCCCCAGGAGCTTTTATATACTCAGGACTAAAATGGTAGCATGCTGCATTTAGCAGAACTGTCAAACCCTGAGCCTGAATAAATTCAGGTGGAGTGTTCATGCAAAAAAGTTAGTTTCTGACTCTTTTGGTGGGAACAAAGCCTGAAATGTTTCTAAAGGACGTGCTTTACAAAAGAAAAAGGCTTTAGACATTAGACAGCAAATAAAAggttttcaacttttaaaaatgctctcatattttaaaaggtgctgaacaTTTACAAGTGAAATTACTGTATTCTTGTTTACTTCTGATACATACAGAAGTCAGCAATCTACCTCACACATTTAGGTATTCTGTGCATGTCAACTCTAAAACTAGCTCAACAGGTAAGAAGAGACTTCTCAGGAGGACCAACATCTGTTTGGAATGGTTCTTTCCTTTAACCCtgtggttctcaaactttggtccccaggtggtattggactacaactcccatcatccccagccacggtggcctttGGCctttagtccaacaacacctggggacccaaatttgagaacctctgctttagCCCTAACGAGTACCACTGCAAGCCAACCAGATAAAACTGGTATGAATCCCAGAGTTCACTCACACAAACTCTGTCACATTAAGCTTTTCCTGGGATATTTAAGGCATGCAGTCCCCATGTTCGCAaagaaggcatttttaaaaattgaagttaCTTGCCTTTCTGTTAAATATACATTTTCTTCAATAAGGTCAAAGTAGCAGGGCATTTTCCCTTGCTTGGCAAACTCTTTCCAACGCAGCGGGTCCCTGAAGTCCTCCATGAAGCACAGTGGGCGAACCAATGAGGAGTCCTGAGGCACAATGGGCAAGTGCTCACCCTCCGTTTTGACCTTCTTCCTTTCCCGGGAGTCCCCATCGCTCTCCGAGTCACTCTCCAAGTCCTGTCTCCTTTTCTTCAGCGGCCCTCGCTCTTTCATGTCATTTTTATCCAAAGACTTATTTACCTGCTCTTTTCTCTCGCTTGCGACTGCTGGCTCTTTAGACGAGTTACTACTTATTTCATGCGCTTGCACTGAACCCTTCTCCCTAGGGTCACGGGCCTGGAACTTACTAGAGAAGGGCTGGCTTTCATCAACCCAACGGTCAACTTCTTCATACTCCTCATGGTCTTCTGTTAGTGAATCAGGGACCTGTCCTTGTATTCGCTCATAATTGATCTCGGAGGGTCTGTTACTTAATCTTGGATCCCAATAGCCATTGTCATGCCAGTAATTATGGGACCCAATATATGGCCCTGAACCTGGTGGGTATATATAACCTGGGAAAATGCCATAGCTGCTATCAGGCTGCTGGTATGTACTACTTGGCTTTTCTGTCTGGGAAAAATCCCATCCTGAGCTATTCAGGTCCTCTGCTGAATGATAGCCATCCTCTCTGCAGAAGTTGCCAGTGTTAGAAAGATCACTGAAACCAGACTTCCCCTGCCTACTGTCCGGTTTAGAAACATTGGTCTGCTGTCTAGATGCATGGTCAGTCATTTCAAAGGTCTGGTAGTGCAGTTCTTCTTGTGGTCTGTCAACTGAACGAACTATAGACAGTGGTTCATTTAATATTGTTCTTTCATCTGAACTTGGTTTGCTAACAGAATCTGATGCTAGCTCTGACTGACTGGTACTGTCAACACCATCGCTCTGAGGCTGAGAGCCATCAGGCTGAAAGTCTTCAGCCTCTGTTCTGTTGAGCTCCGTTGACATTGCTAGGCTCCCCTCTACATCTCTAAAAGGCAAACACTTGCTTTCATTTTGCAGACCATTATTAGATTCCACGTCGTCTGGCATTTCTTCATAGAACAGCTTGCTGGTCTCTGGCCTGCCATCATCCCAGTGATCTAAGTAGCGTCTGTTACTTTGGCTGTTCCGAGAAGAACTGTTCTCTTCCATAGTTATTGTAGAATTCTTTGGAACCACCACAACCGATTGAAGGCGGTTCCTTGGAACACTGCTGTCATCTGAATCAGAGTACTCTGTATCACTTTCATCACTAGCCTGCTCACTCACACTTTCAGCTGTATCTGAATAATCTTCATTGTGAATAGAAGTGAGCTCAGGAGAACTAACACTACTGTCACACCTGGATGTTTCAGCGAGTGTTTCAGTTTCTTCTACAGTCACAACAATATCACAAGATGGAGAGAGAGCATCTGAAAATGCAGGTTCTACCAAGGAGTCATTTCCTTTGTCCTTTATCACTGAAGCTTCAGGAGAGAAGTCTTTCAAGTCAGATATGGTTCCTTCATCAAGGGCAACTGAATCTTTCTCTTCATCTGGTTCCTCTTTCTCTGGCTCTTCTACAGGTATCTTTAAATAATAAGAATGCTCATTTTTAAAGGGTGATTTTGGTTTTTCTACAATAGAATCAACATGCAGAGCATCTAGTTCAAGCGCTACTTCAGGACACTCCAGAAGTTCTTCATTCTTTTCCTGAAAGGGTTTTTCCAACTGGGAGAACACATTTTCTGAAATGTGTTGCTGCTGTGAAATACACTGATTGTCTTTCACTTCCACAGAATATTCTTCAGCAGAAGAATCTCTGACTGGGCTAGGCTCCAATAAGCTGAAACTTCTAGAAACACATTTTTCACTTTCATCAGCAGATTTTGAGGACTCTTCACCCTCTACAAAAGCATACTTCCATGTTTTACTTTGAGGCTCTACATGAGCATCTGTAAAAGATTCTTGAGTAGCTTTTGTATCTGAAGGCTCAGCTTCAATTTCAACTTCTGAATAATACAAAGAAATAGTGGCATCATCCGAAAGATAGCAAGGGGCTGGATCTTTGGTTTTATTACAGGGTTCTGTTAATGTTTTAGAATGATTTAAATTCACAATACAGCTAGGTGCAAATTCATATTCAGAAGGAACTGGAACTTCTGATTTTTCTTTAAAGGAACTGTTGGATTCAGTCAAAAAAATGGGAGACTCATCCAAGTCATGTCCTTTAGACAGATATACACTTTGAAAACCATTAGACGACAACTCATTCAAATTAGAACTTCTGATTTGAGGCGTTATCTCAGTTTTACCTAAACTATCATCAGAAGACATTGCAATTTCCTCCACTTTGGAGTTACCCAACAATGCCATATCACTGGTCCTACCTTCTGGGGACCCATTTATATTCAGTTCTATTGGAGAAGAAGTTCTTAATTGATCATGTTTTACCTTGACTAAAGATTCCACTTCCTTAATACTGTCATGGCTATCAATTCCTGCAAGTTCATTTAACTTGGAAATAGGAGAAGCCTCTCTCGACTCATCTAGCTTTTTGAAAGTAGGTGAATCACTTAACGGACTTAATGGAGAAACAGTCCTTTCTGTTTCTGGCTTCTGTGAAATAGCAGTTTTCGTTTCACAGCTCTGTACACAAGGCGCCTCCAAGTCTATACAATTAGACTGCTCTCTGATTTCCTCAGATTCTGTACAACAGAAAGAACTTTTAAATTTATCTGACTTTGGAGCAGAAGTCTTTGAAGAGGTGGACTTGTGACAGGAAGAATTCATACTGCTGCCTGTTTTAGAATGGGATGCTCCCCTCCGATATCCCAGTTCGCTGACTGGAGAGCACCTCTTTGACACTTCATTTTCTGAAGTCCTTTTTGATTCTCTATCAGATTTTGTAGGCTTTCCTTTTTTCTCCGAATCAGTATGAGAGGAATCTATCCTGCCATCTCGTTCAGACTTTGAATAGGAAGAAGTTCTTGAATCTCTGTAAGAAGAAGAATGAGAGGAAGTACGCCTTGAGTCTGTCAACCTGGAATATGTCCTACGATACTCTTCTTCTGAATCAGAACTGTCTCTTGTCCTACAATCCATATAAGAGCGGGAATATCGTGTCTTTTCTCTGTATGGAGAGCTCCTGTGGTACCTCCGGTCAGAGTCATAGTAATGTGATCGTTCAGATCTGGAATAGGAAGAACTGGTTCTAGAGCCTCTCTCTGATCTAGAACGAGAGCGGGATCTGCTCCGCCTCCTTTCTCTGTCAGATCTGGAACGGGAGGAAGAATATCTTGAGTCTCTTTCAGATCTGGAATAACTAGAATATTTTTCATCTCTGTCAGATCTAGATCGTGA
Coding sequences within it:
- the SETD2 gene encoding histone-lysine N-methyltransferase SETD2 isoform X3, whose translation is MGDFYDPEHPTLDTAFMSKDPSGHHKPNASSIPEMQSPLRWKGADNWCIFPQNMDGSEEVEREEENEGKSENVQKPGFVKGPVFKGVASSRFLPKGTRTKVNLEEQGRQKVSFSFSLTKKTLQNRFLTALGDKQNETQSSPVAHFQTDLASKIKLDLGDSSSVGEEFSPPKPKVELGKIHFKKHLLNVTTKPPSATAVLLPPPPPPPPAALAPVAAVESVELPSSPPPPPPPPPPPLPQVLPTPTPVLTPAALPQVPIAVPSASMLLLPSLTETVVRMIKEPSIKVLQETLELNAKQHAVLDGSEGHLAQAVSEEAILVPTNRDSHIGKEEEVLDVSKCASLSSKKQGSKRKFSPSDGVLPGSESDEDSVRTSSSQRSHEIKISSSLEKEKDARRSSASLRSEEQVKSSSRSRSDRDEKYSSYSRSERDSRYSSSRSRSDRERRRSRSRSRSRSERGSRTSSSYSRSERSHYYDSDRRYHRSSPYREKTRYSRSYMDCRTRDSSDSEEEYRRTYSRLTDSRRTSSHSSSYRDSRTSSYSKSERDGRIDSSHTDSEKKGKPTKSDRESKRTSENEVSKRCSPVSELGYRRGASHSKTGSSMNSSCHKSTSSKTSAPKSDKFKSSFCCTESEEIREQSNCIDLEAPCVQSCETKTAISQKPETERTVSPLSPLSDSPTFKKLDESREASPISKLNELAGIDSHDSIKEVESLVKVKHDQLRTSSPIELNINGSPEGRTSDMALLGNSKVEEIAMSSDDSLGKTEITPQIRSSNLNELSSNGFQSVYLSKGHDLDESPIFLTESNSSFKEKSEVPVPSEYEFAPSCIVNLNHSKTLTEPCNKTKDPAPCYLSDDATISLYYSEVEIEAEPSDTKATQESFTDAHVEPQSKTWKYAFVEGEESSKSADESEKCVSRSFSLLEPSPVRDSSAEEYSVEVKDNQCISQQQHISENVFSQLEKPFQEKNEELLECPEVALELDALHVDSIVEKPKSPFKNEHSYYLKIPVEEPEKEEPDEEKDSVALDEGTISDLKDFSPEASVIKDKGNDSLVEPAFSDALSPSCDIVVTVEETETLAETSRCDSSVSSPELTSIHNEDYSDTAESVSEQASDESDTEYSDSDDSSVPRNRLQSVVVVPKNSTITMEENSSSRNSQSNRRYLDHWDDGRPETSKLFYEEMPDDVESNNGLQNESKCLPFRDVEGSLAMSTELNRTEAEDFQPDGSQPQSDGVDSTSQSELASDSVSKPSSDERTILNEPLSIVRSVDRPQEELHYQTFEMTDHASRQQTNVSKPDSRQGKSGFSDLSNTGNFCREDGYHSAEDLNSSGWDFSQTEKPSSTYQQPDSSYGIFPGYIYPPGSGPYIGSHNYWHDNGYWDPRLSNRPSEINYERIQGQVPDSLTEDHEEYEEVDRWVDESQPFSSKFQARDPREKGSVQAHEISSNSSKEPAVASERKEQVNKSLDKNDMKERGPLKKRRQDLESDSESDGDSRERKKVKTEGEHLPIVPQDSSLVRPLCFMEDFRDPLRWKEFAKQGKMPCYFDLIEENVYLTERKKNKSHRDIKRMLCECPTLSKDERTQGEVACGEDCLNRLLMIECSSRCPNGEYCSNRRFQRKQHADVEVILTEKKGWGLRAAKDLPSNTFVLEYCGEVLDHKEFKARVKEYARSKNIHYYFMALKNDEIIDATQKGNCSRFMNHSCEPNCETQKWTVNGQLRVGFFTTKLVPSGSELTFDYQFQRYGKEAQKCFCGSANCRGYLGGENRVSIRAAGGKMKKERSRKKDSVDGELEALLENGEGLSDKNQVLSLSRLMVRIETLEQKLTCLKLIQNTHSQSCLKSFLECHGLSLLWIWMTELGDGRGNTVNNLKLQFEIMKTLELLPIPNKNMLEESKVLPIIQRWAQTKSVIPQLSEGDGYSSENTSRAHTPLNTPDPSTKLSTEGDTDTPKKLAFRRLKIISENSMDSAISDTTSEIELKEGKEDLEQPEDTATEAVEELLLLQEPTKDVVVEVSADTSKPQAAEQETEPEAEAKDSSIAKLEEPVAAETPSQDEEECVSDVESERSQEQTDKIVDVSDLATKLLDCWKDLKLLRAARSLLTSSPADHASPFLNSIFNSVLKKGENIACVL